The genomic segment tcaataattcattttctagCCTTTTGGTTTTCTGTCTCTTATACTCTGTGATTCTCTTTGCTCCGTTTGAATAATCAATACGAAACAGAAATAGTCTCGTGCGCTCGCGACAGTTGCCTCAATGGAGGAACTTGCTTGATGCTGGAGCCGGAACTAAATAATAAAGTGGCCGGAGAAGAAGGCAATATCACCTGTCTCTGCCCGGCTGCATATACCAGCTCACGTTGTCAAGTGGAGCTCAAATTTCAAGACGAACGGAAATGGATATCACATCGGTCAAATCATACTTCCGTACACCTTACACCTTCTATGGGTATAATAGTTATAGTATACTAACATGAAGAAAATTACATGTTTTGATTGTCTTATAGCAGCTTTATTTAATATGTACGGTAGAATATAATCATTTCGTTATGTTCATGAACTCAAAGGCGGCCAGGTGAATGGAACACTGGATGCGTCATCGTCAAATTTAAACCAAGAAACTGGTTCCGGCTCACCTGACACTCTTGCCACTGAAGAAAACCGTCCGTGGAATAACCAAACAGGAGACGTCGATTGAAtgaattcaatgaaaaatcttTCCAAGTATCGGTGCATACACTACATGTTGTATTGAGCCCTCATTGTAATCACATCTATTTAATATAATGTACTGTATAATATACTATCATAATATGTCATAATTCATAAATAGCAATTGTTAATTTTACACtccattattttttacaagGGAATGATGTCGTTATTGGACAAGTTAGAGATTAAGCGTGTCTTTGTTCCGAACGAGAGATCATTTTGGATTAGACCCTGAAATTGGAGGAATGCAAATAATCAAAGGAgtaattttctgtttggtgCAATCTATATAGTTCCTCTTAGGAACTCTGTTCAGATACGTAAGGAACGGTTGACGTTTGCGGTGCTTCGGTGTAGAAGAGCGCTCGTTGAATGCCAGCAAAGATTCGATCAGCAAAGCGGACTACAAGGCAACCTCGAATCTCTCTGAAAAAagcaaatgacaaaaatgatGTTAGTTTATTCGATTTGCCACCGGTTAGATGTTCGTGAATTTACCTGGCCGAGCAGTCGTAGTAGCGGTGTACATTGGATTTAAGAACTTGTTCTGCCACccgaaagaaatttgaattatcgTATTCCTCGGCTCCAATAGCAGAATGCAAAATCAGGCACATCGAAGTCTCCACTTTCCCCGTTAATCTATAGAATTACATCAGACATGAACACATTGCTATTTCAAATAGAGCGCAGGGGCAATGGGTTTGCTTACTGTCGAATGTTTTGGTGTTGGGCATGGTTCTCGGAAGGACAAAATCGGGCAGAATCGTAGGCGTCGCGAATCATCAAATGCAAATGAGCCGCTGTGATCATCATACCGCGATAAACTTccttcaattgaatttcaccCTAGTGCGTGAAGGAATAATAATGTTTAATTTGCAATTCAACTCATTCgacatgaaaaatattttacctggGGGGAAACGAGTAGATCGTCGTTAGGCAGTGACTGTAACTGAATGCCATCACATTGTTGTAGAcccttgaaataataatttaaaaaaaagactgtcAGATTTGGATGgaaaagtggaagaagaaaaactgatTGCTAACCGATGGGGGATAAATGTGGCGGGCCAAGTGCATGGCTTCCAAAACTACGAGTTTAAACTCCTGGGCCAAAGCGGATCGCTCTTCGTTCGTGTAATTCCGGTTGGCGTAGCGATCGCGAAGAGGTCCCAGGAAACCGAGAGTCTGTTGCTCCAAAGTGGCGTTGGTGTCGAGATTTCTCAATGGAGCCGGTGTCGCTTGCTGGACATTGGAGTCGAACTGATTGACCGGTCTC from the Daphnia pulex isolate KAP4 chromosome 1, ASM2113471v1 genome contains:
- the LOC124189051 gene encoding uncharacterized protein LOC124189051, whose protein sequence is MMITAAHLHLMIRDAYDSARFCPSENHAQHQNIRQLTGKVETSMCLILHSAIGAEEYDNSNFFRVAEQVLKSNVHRYYDCSAREIRGCLVVRFADRIFAGIQRALFYTEAPQTSTVPYVSEQSS